From the genome of Gemmatimonadaceae bacterium, one region includes:
- the malQ gene encoding 4-alpha-glucanotransferase, which produces TNWGIGDLSDLGALAEWAGGVGADFVGVNPLHALLNRRDDVSPYSPVSRLFKNPIYIDVACVPELEHAPELRARLHAPELVAEINALRESSDVRYEQVMAVKGLALTALHRVFLDRVRPSGNARAAAYESYVARHEPALTRFATWMAIAEVQSTGQRANARAYDWRTWPTDLQSLDSDAVKAFAKEHAQRVDFHRWLQFETDRQLAAAATRARAARMEIGLYQDLAIGTSAAGADAWAYPHLFVRGVNVGAPPDPYAASGQNWGLPPINPRSLREDRYRYFIDVLRSGLRHAGALRIDHVLGLFRLFWIPEGMSGADGAYVRYPTADLLGIVALESVRHHALVVGEDLGTVPKEVPRALEKWGILSSKVLFFERDRRGGFKASKTYPELALATADTHDMATLAGFWQGRDIDVRADVGLIEGDDAIERARNERDADRTALLRRLKQEKLLPTALMPKSPAEFRASIHAFMCRTPSKLVGLSLDDLAGEVEQVNVPGVGADKFPCWTRKMRDTLETLMLSSEVRTALRCDGRAKLVAG; this is translated from the coding sequence CGACGAACTGGGGGATCGGCGACCTCTCGGACCTCGGCGCGCTCGCTGAATGGGCCGGCGGCGTCGGGGCCGACTTCGTCGGCGTGAATCCGCTGCACGCCTTGCTCAATCGCCGCGACGACGTCAGTCCATACAGTCCGGTCAGCCGGCTGTTCAAGAATCCGATCTACATCGACGTCGCGTGTGTCCCGGAGCTCGAGCACGCGCCCGAGCTGCGCGCGAGACTCCATGCGCCGGAGCTCGTGGCCGAGATCAATGCGTTGCGCGAATCCTCCGACGTGCGTTACGAGCAGGTGATGGCGGTCAAAGGTCTGGCGCTGACCGCCCTGCACCGCGTCTTCCTCGATCGCGTCCGGCCGTCGGGCAACGCTCGCGCCGCCGCCTATGAGAGCTACGTGGCTCGACACGAACCGGCGCTCACTCGATTCGCGACGTGGATGGCGATCGCCGAAGTGCAGTCAACTGGGCAGCGCGCGAACGCGCGAGCATACGACTGGCGCACTTGGCCGACAGACTTGCAATCCCTTGATAGCGACGCAGTGAAGGCGTTCGCTAAAGAGCACGCGCAGCGCGTCGACTTTCATCGATGGTTGCAGTTCGAGACGGATCGTCAACTCGCCGCGGCGGCGACGCGCGCGCGCGCGGCGCGTATGGAGATCGGGCTCTATCAAGATCTGGCAATCGGCACATCGGCTGCCGGCGCCGATGCGTGGGCCTATCCGCACCTCTTCGTGCGCGGCGTGAACGTCGGCGCGCCGCCCGACCCGTACGCGGCGTCGGGACAGAATTGGGGACTGCCGCCGATCAATCCGCGCTCACTCCGTGAAGATCGCTACCGCTATTTTATCGACGTCTTGCGGAGCGGACTTCGCCACGCGGGCGCGTTGCGCATCGATCACGTGCTGGGTTTGTTCCGGCTGTTCTGGATTCCCGAGGGCATGTCCGGCGCCGACGGCGCGTACGTCCGATATCCCACCGCCGATCTGCTTGGCATCGTTGCCCTCGAGAGCGTGCGGCACCATGCGCTCGTCGTCGGTGAAGACCTCGGGACCGTACCGAAGGAGGTGCCGCGCGCCTTGGAGAAATGGGGAATTCTTTCCTCGAAAGTCCTGTTCTTCGAGCGAGATCGCCGCGGCGGATTCAAGGCGTCGAAAACATATCCCGAGCTCGCGCTTGCGACGGCCGACACGCACGATATGGCCACGCTCGCCGGCTTCTGGCAGGGACGCGACATCGACGTCCGCGCCGACGTCGGCTTGATCGAAGGCGATGACGCGATCGAACGGGCCCGCAACGAGCGCGACGCCGATCGCACGGCGCTCTTGCGCCGTCTCAAACAAGAGAAGCTGCTGCCGACGGCGCTCATGCCGAAGTCACCGGCCGAATTCCGAGCATCGATCCACGCATTCATGTGTCGCACGCCGTCGAAACTCGTCGGGCTCTCGCTCGATGATCTGGCCGGCGAGGTCGAGCAGGTGAACGTCCCCGGTGTCGGGGCCGACAAGTTTCCCTGTTGGACGCGAAAGATGCGCGACACGCTCGAGACGCTCATGCTGAGCAGCGAGGTTCGCACGGCGCTCCGCTGCGACGGCCGCGCGAAGTTAGTCGCGGGGTAG